In a genomic window of Streptomyces koelreuteriae:
- a CDS encoding F0F1 ATP synthase subunit gamma, which produces MGAQLRVYKRRIRSVSATKKITKAMEMIAASRVVKAQRKVAASTPYATELTRAVTAVATGSNTKHPLTTEAENPTRVAVLLLTSDRGLAGAFNSNAIKAAERLTAQLEGEGKEVVNYIVGRRGLAHYNFRERKVAESFTGFTDEPSYADAKKVAAPLIEAIETETAEGGVDELHIVYTEFVSMMTQTAVEARLLPLSLDEVAEEAKPNKGEILPLFDFEPSAEDVLDALLPRYVESRIYNALLQSAASKHAATRRAMKSATDNAGDLIENLTRLANQARQAEITQEISEIVGGASALADATAGSD; this is translated from the coding sequence ATGGGAGCCCAGCTCCGGGTCTACAAGCGTCGCATCCGATCCGTCTCCGCGACCAAGAAGATCACGAAGGCGATGGAGATGATCGCCGCCTCGCGCGTCGTCAAGGCGCAGCGCAAGGTGGCGGCCTCCACCCCGTATGCGACCGAGCTCACCCGCGCGGTCACCGCGGTCGCCACCGGGTCGAACACCAAGCACCCGCTGACGACGGAGGCGGAGAACCCGACCCGCGTCGCGGTCCTGCTCCTCACGAGCGACCGCGGTCTGGCCGGCGCCTTCAACTCCAACGCCATCAAGGCCGCGGAGAGGCTCACCGCGCAGCTCGAGGGTGAGGGCAAGGAGGTCGTCAACTACATCGTCGGCCGCCGTGGTCTCGCCCACTACAACTTCCGCGAGCGCAAGGTCGCGGAGTCGTTCACGGGCTTCACCGACGAGCCCTCGTACGCGGACGCCAAGAAGGTCGCGGCCCCGCTGATCGAGGCGATCGAGACGGAGACGGCCGAGGGCGGCGTGGACGAGCTCCACATCGTCTACACCGAGTTCGTGTCGATGATGACGCAGACGGCGGTCGAGGCGCGGCTGCTGCCGCTCAGCCTCGACGAGGTCGCCGAGGAGGCCAAGCCCAACAAGGGCGAGATCCTCCCGCTGTTCGACTTCGAGCCCTCGGCGGAGGACGTCCTGGACGCCCTGCTGCCGCGCTACGTGGAGAGCCGCATCTACAACGCGCTGCTCCAGTCGGCCGCCTCGAAGCACGCCGCCACGCGGCGCGCGATGAAGTCGGCAACCGACAACGCCGGTGATCTCATCGAGAATCTCACCCGGCTTGCCAACCAGGCCCGCCAGGCCGAAATCACCCAGGAAATCAGCGAGATCGTCGGTGGTGCCAGTGCCCTGGCCGACGCGACCGCGGGGAGTGACTGA
- a CDS encoding F0F1 ATP synthase subunit epsilon: MAAELHVALVAADREVWSGQATLVVARTTSGDIGVMPGHQPLLGVLESGPVTIRTSEGGTVVAAVHGGFISFADDKLSLLAEVAELSDEIDVQRAEQELERAKAEDDAEAKRRADVRLRAATAAR; the protein is encoded by the coding sequence TTGGCTGCTGAGCTGCACGTCGCGCTGGTCGCCGCCGACCGTGAGGTCTGGTCCGGCCAGGCCACCCTGGTCGTCGCGCGCACCACGTCCGGCGACATCGGCGTCATGCCCGGTCACCAGCCGCTGCTCGGTGTGCTGGAGTCGGGCCCGGTGACCATCCGTACGAGCGAGGGCGGGACCGTCGTCGCCGCCGTCCACGGCGGTTTCATCTCGTTCGCGGACGACAAGCTCTCGCTGCTGGCCGAAGTCGCCGAGCTGTCGGACGAGATCGATGTCCAGCGCGCTGAGCAGGAGCTGGAGCGCGCGAAGGCGGAGGACGACGCGGAGGCCAAGCGCCGCGCTGACGTCCGTCTGCGTGCGGCCACGGCGGCGCGCTGA
- the atpD gene encoding F0F1 ATP synthase subunit beta, whose translation MTTTVETATATGRVARVIGPVVDVEFPVDAMPDIYNALHVEVSDPAKAGEKKTLTLEVAQHLGDGLVRAISMQPTDGLVRQAPVVNTGVGISVPVGDFTKGKVFNTLGEVLNSDEEYDGERWTIHRKAPAFDQLESKTEMFETGLKVVDLLTPYVKGGKIGLFGGAGVGKTVLIQEMIMRVANLHEGVSVFAGVGERTREGNDLIAEMEESGVLDKTALVFGQMDEPPGTRLRVALAGLTMAEYFRDVQKQDVLFFIDNIFRFTQAGSEVSTLLGRMPSAVGYQPNLADEMGTLQERITSTRGHSITSMQAIYVPADDLTDPAPATTFAHLDATTVLSRPISEKGIYPAVDPLDSTSRILDPRYIAADHYNAAMRVKNILQKYKDLQDIIAILGIDELGEEDKLVVHRARRVERFLSQNTHAAKQFTGVDGSDVPLDESIAAFNAICDGEYDHFPEQAFFMCGGLEDLKNNAKELGVS comes from the coding sequence ATGACCACCACTGTTGAGACGGCCACGGCGACGGGCCGCGTCGCGCGGGTCATCGGCCCGGTCGTCGACGTGGAGTTCCCCGTCGACGCGATGCCGGACATCTACAACGCCCTTCACGTCGAGGTCTCCGACCCGGCGAAGGCGGGCGAGAAGAAGACGCTGACCCTGGAGGTCGCCCAGCACCTGGGTGACGGCCTGGTCCGCGCGATCTCCATGCAGCCCACCGACGGTCTGGTCCGCCAGGCCCCGGTCGTCAACACCGGCGTGGGCATCTCCGTCCCGGTCGGCGACTTCACCAAGGGCAAGGTGTTCAACACCCTCGGTGAGGTGCTGAACAGCGACGAGGAGTACGACGGCGAGCGCTGGACCATCCACCGCAAGGCCCCCGCGTTCGACCAGCTCGAGTCGAAGACCGAGATGTTCGAGACGGGCCTGAAGGTCGTCGACCTGCTCACCCCGTACGTCAAGGGCGGCAAGATCGGTCTGTTCGGTGGTGCCGGTGTCGGCAAGACCGTGCTGATCCAGGAAATGATCATGCGTGTCGCCAACCTCCACGAGGGCGTCTCCGTCTTCGCGGGCGTCGGTGAGCGCACCCGTGAGGGCAACGACCTCATCGCGGAGATGGAAGAGTCCGGCGTTCTGGACAAGACCGCCCTGGTCTTCGGCCAGATGGACGAGCCCCCGGGCACCCGTCTGCGCGTGGCCCTGGCCGGCCTGACGATGGCGGAGTACTTCCGTGACGTCCAGAAGCAGGACGTGCTGTTCTTCATCGACAACATCTTCCGCTTCACCCAGGCCGGTTCCGAGGTGTCGACCCTGCTCGGCCGTATGCCCTCCGCGGTGGGCTACCAGCCGAACCTGGCCGACGAGATGGGCACCCTGCAGGAGCGCATCACCTCGACCCGTGGTCACTCGATCACCTCGATGCAGGCGATCTACGTCCCCGCGGACGACCTGACCGACCCGGCCCCGGCCACCACCTTCGCCCACCTCGACGCGACGACGGTTCTCTCCCGTCCGATCTCCGAGAAGGGCATCTACCCGGCCGTGGACCCGCTGGACTCGACGTCCCGCATCCTCGACCCGCGGTACATCGCGGCGGACCACTACAACGCCGCGATGCGCGTGAAGAACATCCTGCAGAAGTACAAGGACCTGCAGGACATCATCGCGATCCTCGGTATCGACGAGCTCGGCGAGGAGGACAAGCTCGTTGTCCACCGCGCCCGTCGCGTGGAGCGCTTCCTGTCCCAGAACACCCACGCCGCCAAGCAGTTCACCGGCGTGGACGGTTCGGACGTGCCGCTGGACGAGTCGATCGCCGCGTTCAACGCGATCTGCGACGGCGAGTACGACCACTTCCCGGAGCAGGCGTTCTTCATGTGCGGTGGTCTCGAGGACCTGAAGAACAACGCCAAGGAGCTGGGCGTCTCCTGA